The Acidimicrobiales bacterium sequence TCCTCCGCGTCCCAGGTGGCCGACCTCGTCAACGGCAGCGCGCAGCTCATCGCCGAGGTGGCGGCCCGCGACGTCGGCGTGCTGCGCCGCAAGGGGATGCACGTCTACGTGGAGCCGAACTCCTCGATCATCGACTACATGTACCCGAACGTCCAGCCGGGCCGCTTCACGGCGAACAGGTTCGCCCGACTCGCCATCGCCTGGGCGATCGACCGCCAGCAGGTCGTGAGCCAGGTGTTCGCCGGCATCGGCCAGCCCGAGTCGTCCCTGCCGGTCCACGGCGCCGAGTTCTACGACGCGAAGCTCGGCGCGTACTTCGGCAAGCGGCCGGACCTCGCGAAGGCCCGCAGCTACCTGGCGCAGGCCGGCGGCCCCCCCTCGCACCCGCTCGACCTCGTCGTGCTGGCCGACGACATCACGAACCCGACGGCCGCCATCGTCCAGCAGAACCTCGCCGCGATCGGCATCGCCACGAACATCATCCCGCTCGGCATCACGGCCGCGCTGGGGCGCCTGTTCTCGCAGCAGTACGACCTGTTCCTGCTCGACGTCCTGGCGCAGGAGTCGACGGGCTTCGGCTCGTACATCGCCTACCTCGCCGTCTACCCGGGCGCGTTCGCGAACTTCAACAAGTTCAGCAGCGTCCAGCTCGCACGCCTCGCCGAGCGGGCCGTCACGGTGACGAACCCTTCCCAGCAGGCCGCCGCGTGGCGGGCGGTGCAGCAGATGTGGGTGCAGCAGGTCCCGCAGATCGTGATCTGCAGCTCGCGCTACATCGAGGCGTCGAGCCCCTCGCTGCAGGGCTACCACCCGACCGGCCTCGCGCAGCTCGAGCACCTCAAGTACGCCAGCGTGAGCTGAGCGGTGCGGCGGCCGGTCGCGGCGGTATCGTTGGCCGGGCGCCGAGCCCGCCGGAGCTCGCGCTCGCCGAGGAGCGCGTCGGCCCGCTCGCTGGCGTCGGAGGGTGAACATGTGGCGCCTCGCCCTGCGCAGGGTCGCGCTCGCCGTCCCCGTGCTGTTCCTCGTCTCGGTGCTGAGCTTCCTCCTCCTGCGGGCCGCACCCGGCAATCCGGCGCAGCTGCAGGCGGGGCTCGACGCGACGCCGAAGGTGGTCGCGGCCATCTCGCGCCAGCTGGGCCTCGACCGCCCGCTCGCCACGCAGTACTGGCTGTGGCTCGACGGCGTCCTGCACGGCAACCTCGGGGTCTCCTACTCGACCGGTGAGCCGGTGACGAGCGTGCTCGCGCCCCGCGTGCCCGTGACCGCCGAGCTCGGGGTGCTCTCGCTCGTCCTCACGGTCCTCGTCGGCATCCCGCTCGGGATCTGGTCGGCGCTCGGCAAGGACGGCCCGCTCGACCACTCGACCCGCGTCGGCGCGCTCGTGTTCGTCGCCGTGCCGAACTTCGTGCTCGCGCTCTTCTTCGTCCTCGTCTTCGGCTGGTGGTTCCGCAACATCCTCCCCTACCAGGGCTTCGTCCCCCTCGGGCAGTCGATCGCCTCGAACCTCAGCCACGCGATCCTGCCGTCCGTCTGCCTCGCCCTCGGGCCGATCGGGATCGTCGTGCGCGTCACCCGGGCCAGCATGCTCGAGCAGCTCGGCTCGGACTACGTGCTCGCCGCCCGCGCGCTCGGCGTGCCGTGGCGCCGGGTCGTCTGGAACGACGCCCTCCGCAACGCCGTGGCGCCGGTGCTGACCGTGCTCGGCCTCGTCACCGGCTACCTGATCAGCGGCGCGGTCGTGGTCGAGACGATCTTCAACCTGCCAGGGCTCGGCGCGCTCCTCGTCGAGTCGTTCGACAACCGCGACTACACCGTCACGATCAGCGTGATGATGCTCGGCGCCGTCGTCTTCGTGGTCGTCAACCTCCTCGTCGACCTCCTCCACGCCTTCGTCAACCCGAGGGTGCGCGCCCGCTGGGCGCGCACGTCCTGAGGCGATGCCGGCCGTGGCGCTCGCGGGGGGCCGCCCTCGTCTCGCCCTCTGGCGAGCGCTCGTGCACCGACGGATGGCTCTCGCCGGGCTCGTCGGCATCGCGGCGCTCTGCTTCGTCGGGGCCTTCGGTGCCTTCCTCGCCCCCTACAACCCGGACCAGACGAGCGCGCTCGCCACCGCGCCGCCGAGCGCGGCGCACTGGATGGGCACCGACCAGCTCGGGAGGGACGTCTTCAGCCGGATGCTCGTCGGTACGGGGAGCTCGCTCGCGGTGGGCGTCGGCGCGACGGCGCTCGCGCTCGTCGTCGGGTCGCTCATCGGCATGGTCGCCGGCCTCGACGCGGGCGGGTGGGTCGACACCGTCGCGATGCGAGCGATGGACGTGCTCTTCGCGTTCCCGGTCCTCGTGTTCGTCCCCGTCCTCTCGGGCCTCGCGATCGGCAGGCACCTGCGGATCGGGCCGGTGTCGATCAGCCAGCTGGCCGTGCTCATCGGCGCGGTCGCGGTCGTGTTCGTCCCTGTCTTCGCCCGCGTCGCACGCGCCAGCGTCGCGGACGAGGTCGGCAAGGACTACCTGCAGGCCGCGCGCGCCTTCGGTGCTCGCCGACGCGACCTCCTGCTGCGCAACCTGCTGCCCAACATCCAGGCCCCGCTCGCGGTCCAGGCGGCGTTCTCGATCCCGCTCGCGATCATCACCGAGGCCGCGGTCTCCTTCCTCGGCTTCGGCATCCAGCCGCCGCAGGCGAGCTGGGGCGACATCCTGAACGACGGCAGGAGCCAGATCGTCCTCGGCGACTGGTGGGAGACCGTGTTCCCGGCGCTCGCCATCCTCGTCACCGTGCTCTGCTTCAACTTCGTCGGGGACGCCCTGCGCGATGCGCTCGATCCGGCGACCGCCCGGCGGGCGGACGAGGCGGCCGCCGTCGTCACGGAGATGACGCAGGCGTGAGCGCGCCCGCGGCCGCCCCGCTGCTCGAGGTGCGCGAGCTCTCGGTGAGCTTCGGCACCGGATCGCGGTCGCTGCGCGCCGTGCGCGACGTCAGCTTCACGCTGGAGCGGGCGAGCTCGCTCGCGCTCGTCGGCGAGAGCGGGTCCGGCAAGACGACGCTGCTGCGCTCCGTCGTCGGCCTCGTGCCGCGTGCCGCGGTCGCCGGCCGGGTGGCGTTCAAGGGCCGCGACCTCACGGCCGCGTCAGAGCGAGAGCTCGAGCGCCTGAGGGGGGGTGAGATCGGCCTCGTCTTCCAGGACCCGGTGAGCTGCTTCAACCCCTCGCTCACCGTCGGCTACCAGCTGGAGCGGGTGCTGCGCATCCACCGCCCCGAGGCGCGCCGGCCGGCGCGCGCCGAGCGCATCGCCGCCGTGCTCGAGCGCGTGGGCATCGAGCACGGGCGCGTGCTTCGCCGTCACCCCTTCGAGCTCAGCCAGGGCCAGCTCCAGCGCGTCATGATCGCCGCGGCGTGCCTGTCGGGGAAGACGGCCCTGCTCCTGGCCGACGAGCCGACGACGAGCCTCGACGTCACGACGGAGGCGCAGATCATCGAGCTCCTGCGAGACCTCCGGCGCGACCTCGACATGGCGCTCGTCCTCGTGACCCACAACCTCGCCGTCGCGGCGCAGCTGTGCGACCGCGTCCTCGTCATGTACGGCGGCCGCCTCGTCGAGGACGCCTCGGTCGAGGCGCTCTTCGAGCGGCCGGCGCACCCCTACACCCGCCGCCTCCTCGAGTCGCTGCCCGTGTTCCCGCCGAGCTCGCGGCGCGTCGAGCCGATCCGCGGCGAGCCGGCGAGCGCGCTCGGCGTCGCCGCCGGGTGCCCCTTCGCGCCCCGCTGCGACGTGCGCATCGGTCCGGTCTGCGACGAAGAGACGCCGCCGCTCGCGCCGACCGGCACCCCCGGCCAGCTCGCGGCCTGCCACCTCGTCGCCAGCGGCTCGACGGTCGAGCCGGTCGCGCGGGAGGCCAGGCGGTGAGCAGCGCCGGGCCGCCGGGCCAGGCACCGCTCGTGGAGGCCGTCGGCCTCTCGAAGCACTTCCCCGTGCCCCGCTCGGCGCGCGACGTCCTCGCGCGCCGCCGGCGGGTGGTGCACGCCGTGAGCGACGTCGACCTGTCGATCGGCCGCGGCGAGGTCGTCGGGCTCATCGGCGAGAGCGGGTCCGGCAAGAGCACCTTCGGGCGCGTCCTGCTCCGCCTCGTCGAGCCGACGTCGGGGACGGTGCGCTTCGACGGCACCGACCTGGCGGGTCTCGGGCGCGAGGAGCTGCGCCAGCTGCGACGCAGGATGGCCGTCGTGTTCCAGAACCCGTACTCGGCGGTGAACCGCCGCCGGCGCGTCTACGACATCGTCGCCGAGCCACTCGTGATCCACCGGGTCGGCGACGCCCGGGCGCGCGAGGCGCGCGTCGCGGAGCTCCTCGGTCTCGTCGGCCTGTCGACCGAGCACGCCTGGCGGCTGCCGAACGAGCTGTCCGGCGGGCAGCTCCAGCGGGTCGCCATCGCCCGCGCGCTCGCCCTCGGCCCCGACTTCGTGCTCGCCGACGAGCCGACCGCCTCGCTCGACGTGAGCGTGCGTGCCCAGGTCATCAACCTCTTCATGGACCTCAAGGCCGAGCTCGCCCTGTCGATGCTCTTCATCAGCCACGACCTCGCCACCGTGGCGTGGCTCGCGGACCGGGTCGCCGTCGTCTACCTCGGGCGCGTCGTCGAGGTGGCGGCGACGAGCGCGCTCGGCTCGGCGGCGCTCCACCCCTACACGCAGGCGCTCATCGCCTCGATCCCCAAGCCCGACCCCCGCCAGCGTTCCCGAGCGCCGACGCGCGGCCAGATCCCGAGCGCGGTGGACCTCCCGCCCGGCTGCGCCTACCACCCGCGCTGCCCCCTCGCGATGCCCATCTGCCGAACCGAGCGCCCGCCCCTCGAGGACAAGGCCGGGGGCCACCTGGCGGCGTGCCACGCCGTCGCGCGCGGCGCGGGCGCCCCGGGTCGGGCCGTGGCGAGCGCCCCCTGAGCGGGCGCGCTCGCCGCGGCTCAGGCGATGCGCGCCGCCACGACCGGGTCGAGGAGCTCCGCCGGGTAGTCGCGCCACATCCGGCGCGCCTCTTCGAGGCTGCAGTAGTGGTTGACGAGGGTGCAGTCCACCCGGATGAGGGCGCGCTTGGGCTGGCGAAGGGTCGCGAACGGCCCGTGCGGGATACCTGGGGGACGGAAGCAGTAGGAGCCGGGGCCGAGAACGATCCGGTCGTCCGGGTGGTCGGTCGAGATCTCGCCCTCGATCGTGTAGATCTCCTCGATGCAGTCGTGCCACTCGATGCGCTCGTCGGTGAAGCCGCCCTCCTCGACGGAGATCACGAAGACCCGCTCGCCCGAGTCCGGCTCGAGGCGCAGCGTCTGGCTGACGAGGCCGAGGCCGACCTTGTCGGTGAGTGGCTGGCGGACGGGGACGTCCTCGAGCGCGAGCGCCGCGATGGCGCGGGGATCGCCGAGCACCGCCTCGTCGCTCTCGGCGCTCGCGAGCGCGCCGTAGGTCATGACGAGGAGCTCCGCGCCCTGCTCGGACGCGATCGGCCCGCTCGGGTAGCCGGCCGGCCGGTAGGTGTAGCCGTAGCGCCCGAGCACGTGATCGCCGAAGGAGACGGAGCCGGTCAGGACGAACGCGTCGAAGGCGGTCGACGGCGCCCACGGCCCGTCGTGGTGCCAGCCCGGCGGGAGGCGCACGATCGCCGTGTAGGCACCGTCGGCGGGGTCCTCGCTGAGGAGCCGGCGCTCGAGCGGGCCGTCGAGACCGTCGATCGTGAACGGTGCGAAGGGGACGGTCGTCGTGTCGAGCACCTCGACGTGCCGGCGTTGGTAGACCATGGGCTTCCTCCTCCTGGCGCAGGCGCGCCTAGGTCTCCTCTTCGACGAGCTCGACGAGCGCTCCCGTGGGATCCACGAGGCAGGCGACGCGCCGGCCCTCGTAGGGAGGGGCGGGGCAGCGGGCCGGCCCCCGGGTCGCGACGCCGAGCTGGCGGGCCGCCGCGAGGAGCTCGTCGAGGCGCGACGCGGCGAACGTGTACCCGGTGACGCCGGGGAGCAGGCTCCGGCCCGGCGCGGCCGCGCCGCCGAGCCGTCCCGGCGGGTGGAAGTGGTGCTCGACCATCTGCCCGTCGCCGAGGGAGAACACGCTGATGCGGAACTCCCACTCGGCAGGTGCCAGCATGATGGCGTTCACGTGGGGATCGCCCACCACGCCGTCGAAGCGGACGGCCATCCCGAGCAGCTCGTGCCAGAAGCGGAGGGCCCCCGCGCGGTCCACGGCAGCGATCGGGGCGTTGACCGCCGGCCCGACGAGGTCGGGCACGCGCGGGAGCGGGCGAGGGGGCGGGACCCAGTCGAGCGTCGTCACGAACATCCACAGGTCGCCCGGCCCCTGCAGTGCCAGGCTCCGGCAGGCACCCGAGCCGATCGCCTGGAGGTCGTAGGCGGTCGGCGGACTGCGCAGCGCGAAGGCGCTGCCGGGCGTGGCACGCGCCGCGACCTCGTCGACCTCCCGGGAGAAGAACTCGATGGCGAAGGGGCCGAGGCGCTCCACCGGCCGCGAGCGCCTCGCCGCCTCGTCGGTCGACAGGAAGCGCACGAGTCCGCGGCGCGACCCCGGCGCGCCGAAGACGGCCTGGCGACTCCCGGTCGCGGTCGGCAGGCCCCACAGCGTGGGCAGCTCCTCGTCGAGGGGTCCCTCGAAGCGGAGCTCGTGGCCGCTCAGCGCTGCCCAGGCGGCGCTCGCCGCGTCGAGCTCGGGCACGGCCGCGGAGATCATCCGCAGCTCGGTGACCGGCACGCTCAGCCTGCCGCGAAGATCGCCGGCTCGAGCGCCTCGAAGCGAGCGAGCGAGGCCCGGTAGCGGTCCGGCGCGTCGGCGAGCGACGTCGGGACGATCGGCGCGTAGGGCGGGTGCCAGCTGAACTCGCTCTCGGCCTCGGCGTACTCGGTCGTCAGAGGACCCCCGACGGTGCGGAAGAGCTCGACGTTGCCCGTCAGGGTGCCGAAGGGGCCGTGCCACTCGCCGGGCGGGCGCCAGAAGTAGCAGCCGGGGTACATCGTGCCGAGCGGGCCGACGAGCGATCCCGCGACGAGGAAGAGCTCCTCGACGACCGGGTGCCGCTCGGCGCGCCGGCCGCTGCGCAGCGGCATCGTGCCGAGCACCCACGTCTGGTCGCCACGCACGGGGTCCTGCTTCAGCCACTTGCGACCCGCCCCCGGCGGGAACTGCGGGTGGAAGTTCCCCGTCCACTCGCCTTCGAGCGCGTCGACGCGCTCGACGAGGCGCGCCGCGTCGTCCGGCCGCATCGGCTCGCTCGAGAGCCTCGGCTCGCCGGAGAAGAAGGTCACCGCGAGGGCACCCTCGGGGGCGCGCATGGCCGTCCGCTCGAAGCCGGCCGGGAGGTGCGCGTAGCAGTAGCGACCGTAGTGGAGGTCGCCGACCTCGAGGGAGCCGTCGAGGACGAAGAACTCCTCGTCGCAGGCGAGCCGGTGCGGCTCGCGCCGCTCGAAGCCCGGCGGGTAGCGGACGAGTAGGCTCGAGGCGCCGGTCTCGTCGTCGACGCTGAGCACGCGGACCTCGACCTCGGGCCTGGCGCCGCCGTACAGGCCGGACGTCCACGGCAGCGTCTGGCACTGGACGAACTCGATGAACGGGCGGCTCATCTCCCTCCTCCCGCGCCTCGTCGCTCCCTCGGCTCGAGCCCGCGCAGCGGTCGCAGCGGGTGCCCGTCGCTCACGATCGGGACGAAGAGGCGCTCGACGGCCCGCTCGAGCTCGCCCCGGGCGTGCTCCTCGAAGTCGCGGTCCGCGCCGAGTGCCTCGAGCTCGACGGGGTCGAGGACGCCGCGCTGCGCGAGGACGCGCTCGAGGGCGAGCCTGCGGTAGCGCTCCTCGTTGACCTGGGCGGCGAGCTCCAGCACGACGCCGAGCAACCGGTCGATGGCCGGCGGGTCGAAGAAGGAGAGGTCTCGGCCGCCCTCGGGCGACGCTGCCTCGTGTCGGGCGCTCACTGTCTCGTCGCCTCGAGGACGGCCCACGGGAAGTGCCACTCGGGACGCTCGGGCCAGCGCGCGTCGTCGAGCCTGCCCGCGCCACGCTCGTCGAAGGCCAGCCACCTCGCGTCCGCGAGGCCCGCTTCCCGGCACCAGCCGAGGACGTCCGACCGGAACAGCTCGCGCAGGTACGGCTCGTTGTTGCGGTCGGAGTGCTCGACCATGGCGAGGTCCCGGACCGGGTCGCCGGTGGGGTGGAAGTCGAGGACGCGCAGCAGGCCTCCCGGCCGGAGCAGGCGGGCCGCCTCGGCGATGCAGGCTCTCGTCACCGGCGGGGGCAGCTCGTGGACGAGCATCGTCGCGCTGACGAGGTCCGCCGAGCCGTCCTCGAGGCCGGTCCTCGTGCAGTCGGCCTGCCGGAAGCGGATCTCGAGCCCCTGGCGCCGTGCGGTCCGGTGCGCCATCCGCAGGAGGTTCGCGGCGAGGTCGATGCCGATCACCTCGGCGTCGGGGAATGCCTCCTTGAGGGGGAAGGTGCTCTTGCCGAAGCCGCAGCCGAGGTCGACGATCCGCCGGTACGGCCGTGGCGGGATCGCGGTGGCGACGAAGCGGCGGTGGAACTCGGCGGCGTCGTTCTCCCCGAGCATGACGACGCGGGCCCCGAGCTGGTAGACGAGGGCGTTCGCCTCGCGCTGCCACACCCCGCCGGGCTGCAGGTGGAAGTCGCACTCGACGTACCAGCGGGGCAGCTCGAGGTCGGGGTCCAGCTCGAGGCTGCCGAGCTCCGGTCCGCTGGCGCCCTCGTCTGCGGGTTCGGCGTCGCGCACCGCGTCGGTCACGGTCCGCCAGAGCTGCTTCTGCAGGCCGCGCTCGAGGAAGGCGAAGAAGGGGTAGATCGGACTGGCGTGGACGCGGGACGCCACCGCGTTCGCGGCGCGTTCCCAGCCGTCCGCCGCGGCGGTGGGCTCGCCCGACGGCAGGCTCGCGACGAGCGCGGGGTAGACCTGTGCCGCCCACGCCCGGCGGGCCATGAGGACGAAGTCCAGCCGGGCACGCTGCCCGAGCGTCAGGGCCATGCTCCTCCCCAGTTTCTGTAGGCGGAACTGCGTTACATTCTAGCCGTGGGCACCGACGCTGCGAAAGGGCGAGCGCGGCTCGGGCCGATCCTGTCGGCGACGGTCGCGTGCGAGCGCGCGGCGGTGTCGGCCGCCGCCTACTGCGAGTGGCTGGGATACTCGCAGGTCGACGAGGGGGTGCTCGACGAGGCGGAGGCGATCGCGCTCGGTGCGCCGCAGGCGGCCGGGCGGGCCTTCGCCGTCGTCGGCTGCTCCCGGTTCGGCCGGCTGCGCTTCGTGGACTGCGTCCGGCCGGCGGGCTTCCGGCCGCTGCGCCACCTCGGCTGGGCGGCGCTCGAGCTCGCCGTCACCGACGTCGACGCCACGGCTCGCCGGCTCGCCGACTCCCCGTTCCGCATCCTGCGGCCGCCGGCCTACCTGTCGAGCTCGGCGTCGCTGCGCGCGATGCAGGTTGCGGGGCCGGACGACGAGGTGCTGTACCTCACCCAGCGGCTGGCGCCGATCGAGGGCTTCGACCTGCCGGAGCCGACGGTCCCCGTCGACCGCCTCTTCATCGCCGTCCTCGCGTGCGCCGACCTGGAGCGCTCCCGGGCCGCCTACGAGGCGGCCTTCGCCGTCCGCCGGGCCTCGGACCGCCACAGCGCGATCCGGGTGCTGAACGACGCCTTCGACCTGCCCGAGGGCACGACGCACCGCCTGAGCACGCTGCAGCTCGACGGCTCGTGCCTCATCGAGTTCGACCAGTACCCCCGGGAGGCCACGCCACGCCCGAGCGTGCCCGGCGAGCTCCCCTGGGGGATCGCCCTCGTGAGCCTCGCGACGACAGGCCTCGATCGCTCGACGGGAGCGCTTCGCGATCGGCTGACGCCGGTCGCCAGTGGGCCCGGCGGCGTTCGTCGCGTCGTGGGCCGCGGCGCCTCCGGCGAGCTCTTCGAGCTCGTCGAGGGCATCGTTGACCGGTGACGGCGACGGCCGCTAGCCTGGCCTCGTAGTGGAACAGAGTTTCGCTAGAAGGAAAGAGGTCGACGACCAGGCCACGGCGGCGGCGTCGGGCCCGCTCACCGGGATCCGCGTCCTCGACTGCTCGACGGTCTTCGCCGGGCCGCTCGCCTGCCAGATCCTCGGCGACTTCGGCGCCGAGGTCGTGAAGATCGAGCACCCGAGCCTCGGTGACGCGCTGCGCGGGCACGGCCCCGCGAAGGACGGGATCGGTCTGTGGTGGAAGATGGTCGCCCGCAACAAGCGCTGCATCGGCCTCGACCTCGGCGAGCCGGAGGGTGCGGCCATCTTCCGGCGCCTCGCCGAGCACGCCGACGTGCTCGTCGAGAGCTTCCGGCCCGGGACGCTCGAGCGCTGGGGCCTGGCCGTCGACGACCTCGAGGCGTCCAACCCGCGCCTCGTCGTCGTGCGCGTCACCGGGTTCGGGCAGACCGGTCCGTACGCGCACCGTCCCGCCTTCGGCACCCTCGCGGAGGCGATGTCCGGGTTCGCCGCGATGACCGGGGAGCCGGACGGCCCGCCGACGCTCCCGCCCTTCGGGCTGGCGGACGGGATCGCCGGGATCTCCGCCGCGCTGTCTGCCGTGCTCGCGCTCTACCACCGCGACGCGCGCTCCGGAGGCGGCCAGGTCGTCGACCTCGCCATCCTCGAGCCGCTCGTCACCGTGCTCGGTCCCCAGCCGATCGCCTACGACCAGCTCGGCGAGCTGCCGGCTCGCTTGGGGAACCGGTCGGCGAACAACGCCCCGCGCAACACCTACCGCTGCGCGGACGGCAGGTGGGTCGCCGTGTCGACGAGCGCGACGAGCGTCGCGGCGCGCGTGATGGCGCTCGTCGGCCACCCCGAGGTGGCGCGCGAGCCGTGGTTCTCGACCGGCACGGGGCGGGCCGCGCACGCGGACGAGCTCGACACGATGGTGGCCAGCTTCATCGGCGCGCGAAAGCGCGACGAGGTGCTCGCCCTCTTCGAGGAGGCGAACGCCGCCGTCGCCCCCGTCTACGACACGGCCGAGCTGATGGACGACCCCCAGGTCCGCCACCGCGAGGTCTTCACCGCTGTCGCCGACGACGACCTCGGGACGATCCGGATGCAGAACGTGCTCTTCCGCATGTCGGCGACGCCCGGCGCGATCCGCTTCGCCGGGCGCCGCCTCGGCGCGGACACCGACGCGGTGCTTCGCACCGAGCTCGGGCTCGAGGCCGAGGAGATCCAGCGGCTGCGCGAGCGGGGCATCGTTGCCTGAGGCTCCCGACGCCCTGCTCGCGGCGCTCGAGACAGGGATCGAGGTCTTCGATCTCGGGCGGCCGATGTTCGCCGGCATGCCGCAGTCGCCCAACCACCCGGAGTTTCGGCTCGCCCTGCAGCGTCGCCACGGTGACGTCGTGCGGGCGGACGGGAGCTCGGCGGCGAACGAGGTCATCGTCACCGGTGGCCACGTCGGTACCCACCTCGACGCCCTCTGCCACGTCTCCTTCGAGGGCCGGCTGTACGGGGGGCTCGACGCCGACGACGCGCAGCGCGGCGGCCGGTTCGCCGCCCTCGGCGTGGAGACGGTCGCCCCGTTCGTCTGCCGGGCGGTCCTGCTCGACGTGCCGAGGGCGCTCGGCCTGGGCCGGTGCGCGCCCGCCTACGAGATCACCCCCGAGGACCTCGAGGCCTGCGCGTCGAGCCAGGCCCGTCCGCGCCCCGGCGACGTCGTCTTGATCCGCACGGGCTGGGGGCAGCTCTTCGACGACCGGGACGCCTACATCGGCCGCAGCTCGGGCGTGCCGGGACCGGGCGAGGCCGCCGCTCGCTGGCTCGCCGCCACGTCGCCGCGCGCCGTCGGCGACGACACGATCGCCTTCGAGCGCCTCGCGCCCGGTGCGGGCCACGCCCTGCTGCCGGCGCACCGGGTGCTCCTCGTCGAGGCGGGCGTGCACATCGTCGAGATGCTCGACCTCGAGCGCCTCGCCGCGGCGGGGGTCTACGAGTTCTTCTTCGTCATGGCGCCGCTTGCCCTCGTCGGTGCGACCGGCTCCCCGGTCCGACCCCTCGCGCTCGCGGCCCGCCGCCCGGGGAGCGCGAGCCTGCGATGAGCCAGGCGACGCTCCTCGAGCGCCTCGCGCGCCTCGTCGCCGAGACGCGCCTCGAGGACCTGCCCGCCGAGGTCGTGCGCAGCGTGAAGGCGCGGGTGCTCGACACCCTCGGGATCTGCGTCGCTGCGGCGGACCTCGACACGAGCCGGGCGATCGCCGCCTACGCGTCCTCCCAGGGCGGTTCGGGGGAGGCGCACGCCATCGGGGTCCGCCAGACGCTGCCGGCCGCGCTCGCCGCGCTCGTGAACGGCACGCTCGCCCACTCGCTCGACTACGACGACACCCACCTGCCCTCGATCGTGCACCCGAGCGCGACGATCGTGCCGGCGTGCCTCGCCGCGGCGGAGGCGGCGGGGGCGCCCGGGCGGGAGCTCGTCGCGGCGGTCGCGGTCGGCCTCGAGGTGTGCGTGCGGCTCGGCATGGCCGGCTACGACGAGGCGGCGCGCAACTCGACCTACTTCGACCGCGGCCAGCACGCCACGTCGATCTGCGGGGCGATCGCCGCAGCTGGGGCGGCCGCGCGCCT is a genomic window containing:
- a CDS encoding CoA transferase, which translates into the protein MEQSFARRKEVDDQATAAASGPLTGIRVLDCSTVFAGPLACQILGDFGAEVVKIEHPSLGDALRGHGPAKDGIGLWWKMVARNKRCIGLDLGEPEGAAIFRRLAEHADVLVESFRPGTLERWGLAVDDLEASNPRLVVVRVTGFGQTGPYAHRPAFGTLAEAMSGFAAMTGEPDGPPTLPPFGLADGIAGISAALSAVLALYHRDARSGGGQVVDLAILEPLVTVLGPQPIAYDQLGELPARLGNRSANNAPRNTYRCADGRWVAVSTSATSVAARVMALVGHPEVAREPWFSTGTGRAAHADELDTMVASFIGARKRDEVLALFEEANAAVAPVYDTAELMDDPQVRHREVFTAVADDDLGTIRMQNVLFRMSATPGAIRFAGRRLGADTDAVLRTELGLEAEEIQRLRERGIVA
- a CDS encoding cyclase family protein → MPEAPDALLAALETGIEVFDLGRPMFAGMPQSPNHPEFRLALQRRHGDVVRADGSSAANEVIVTGGHVGTHLDALCHVSFEGRLYGGLDADDAQRGGRFAALGVETVAPFVCRAVLLDVPRALGLGRCAPAYEITPEDLEACASSQARPRPGDVVLIRTGWGQLFDDRDAYIGRSSGVPGPGEAAARWLAATSPRAVGDDTIAFERLAPGAGHALLPAHRVLLVEAGVHIVEMLDLERLAAAGVYEFFFVMAPLALVGATGSPVRPLALAARRPGSASLR